In a single window of the Polynucleobacter sp. MWH-UH24A genome:
- a CDS encoding ParA family protein has product METIKILVTNQKGGVGKSTISANLAAYLAIQAGKKVSLIDFDKQSSASRWASKAPDIGIDIHQAKLDYKNSGLTLLDARAMLRNYSINSDICISDLTWTHAIPYEFLLDFDILLVPSSTSKFEMASTEIFILEYAQLYLSRFSNNKQLILIAPSKVNHDFSPATAFTNLEFLNNCIIAPPIYSAPDIDQYVYHDFLFLSQDQAVADNFLRFGEYVHEKIIACSVEKSRSSNTNKYMGLTGKKLSILDDYRLGRLRARNGEAGDQERKEVISKKVGEMTSNFIPQFLRKDEGSS; this is encoded by the coding sequence ATGGAAACCATCAAAATTCTTGTAACCAACCAAAAAGGTGGGGTTGGTAAAAGTACCATTTCAGCAAATTTGGCTGCTTACTTAGCAATTCAGGCGGGGAAGAAGGTTTCTTTAATCGACTTTGATAAGCAATCGTCTGCTTCGCGCTGGGCAAGCAAAGCGCCGGATATTGGTATCGATATTCATCAAGCCAAGCTGGACTATAAAAATAGTGGTTTGACACTCCTCGATGCCCGAGCGATGTTACGTAACTACTCAATCAATTCGGATATTTGCATTTCCGATCTAACTTGGACCCATGCAATTCCCTACGAATTCTTGCTTGATTTTGATATTTTGTTAGTGCCAAGCTCCACGTCGAAGTTTGAAATGGCAAGCACCGAGATCTTTATTCTGGAGTATGCGCAACTCTATCTTTCGCGCTTTTCAAATAACAAACAACTGATTTTGATTGCGCCTAGCAAAGTCAATCATGACTTCTCGCCTGCAACAGCGTTCACAAATCTTGAGTTTCTGAATAATTGCATCATCGCGCCACCAATCTATTCGGCGCCTGATATTGATCAATATGTCTATCACGACTTCCTGTTCTTATCACAGGATCAGGCGGTCGCCGATAACTTTCTACGCTTTGGTGAATACGTCCACGAAAAAATTATCGCTTGCTCGGTTGAAAAATCACGCTCTTCGAATACGAATAAATATATGGGCCTCACAGGTAAAAAATTGAGCATCTTGGATGATTACCGCTTAGGTCGACTGCGCGCCCGCAATGGTGAAGCAGGTGATCAAGAGAGGAAAGAGGTGATTTCTAAAAAGGTGGGTGAAATGACCAGCAATTTCATTCCCCAATTCTTAAGAAAAGATGAAGGTAGTAGCTAG
- a CDS encoding tetratricopeptide repeat protein yields MRMTRLLIIVLASLSLLACSDYQRARSAYEGGNYPKAFELFKKMSEAGDIRAEYDLSLMYLQGIGTKQDLNQAWYWMRKAADHGNQLAMVELGGRHEYGVDLDKDETKAVYWFKKAALAGNSVGRYNLAKMYMDGRGVPQDPPRAYSWLMLSAQTGNPIAKAEAEAYKAKFNPQVQAECDAMLKQLNADPNS; encoded by the coding sequence ATGCGCATGACCCGCCTACTGATCATCGTGCTTGCAAGCCTAAGTCTCTTGGCTTGCTCGGACTATCAACGGGCACGCTCTGCCTATGAGGGCGGAAATTATCCAAAAGCATTTGAGCTATTTAAGAAGATGTCTGAAGCTGGCGATATTCGGGCTGAATACGATTTGTCATTAATGTACTTGCAAGGCATCGGTACAAAGCAGGATCTGAACCAAGCATGGTATTGGATGCGTAAGGCTGCTGACCATGGTAACCAGTTGGCCATGGTGGAATTAGGAGGTCGCCATGAGTATGGGGTTGATCTAGATAAAGATGAAACCAAAGCCGTGTACTGGTTTAAGAAGGCGGCCTTAGCCGGTAACTCAGTGGGGCGCTATAACTTAGCCAAAATGTATATGGATGGCCGTGGAGTGCCCCAGGATCCACCAAGGGCATATTCATGGTTAATGCTCTCCGCTCAAACTGGAAATCCAATCGCCAAGGCTGAAGCTGAGGCTTACAAAGCTAAATTTAACCCACAGGTTCAAGCCGAGTGTGACGCGATGCTCAAGCAACTCAATGCCGATCCAAATTCTTAA
- the motB gene encoding flagellar motor protein MotB yields MAKNDAPPIVIKRVKKGGHGHHGGAWKIAYADFVTAMMAFFLLMWVLGSTTAGDLAGISAYFQNPLRVSLSGGQGSGDATRIIKGGGDNISKVVGEENRADADTEQRRMSDSSVTDVENARKDRTRNEMVRDEINSKIDIDPELRNAKGQIFMDISAEGLRIQVVDEKNRPLFATGSATPTPTAKRLLRIIGSALKNEPKPIRIEGHTDNTRYSANAAYSNWELSTERALSARREMVAGGLNEAKVSQVIGFADTIPLNTQDPKDPLNRRISITILNKKPINNADKVSYEKAKAEKLPDNVKPGTQEIPPNLRAPAQFMPKEDEKKSPRNPQLELPAKPNQKSENR; encoded by the coding sequence ATGGCCAAAAATGACGCGCCGCCAATTGTCATCAAGCGCGTTAAAAAAGGCGGACATGGACATCACGGCGGCGCTTGGAAGATTGCTTACGCAGACTTCGTAACGGCCATGATGGCCTTCTTCCTGCTAATGTGGGTATTGGGATCCACAACCGCAGGTGACCTAGCAGGTATCTCAGCGTACTTCCAAAATCCTCTGCGGGTTTCTCTATCCGGTGGCCAAGGCTCAGGGGATGCCACCCGAATTATCAAGGGCGGTGGTGACAATATTTCTAAGGTCGTTGGCGAAGAAAATCGTGCCGACGCAGATACCGAACAGCGCCGCATGAGTGATTCTTCGGTGACTGACGTAGAAAATGCCCGTAAGGATCGGACCCGCAATGAGATGGTGCGCGATGAAATCAATAGTAAGATCGATATTGACCCCGAGTTGCGCAATGCCAAAGGTCAAATCTTTATGGATATCTCGGCCGAAGGCTTACGAATTCAGGTGGTGGATGAGAAAAATAGACCCCTCTTTGCGACTGGCAGCGCTACACCGACACCCACAGCTAAACGCCTATTACGCATTATTGGCAGCGCCCTTAAGAATGAACCCAAACCGATTCGCATCGAGGGCCACACGGATAACACGCGCTATAGCGCCAATGCGGCATACAGTAACTGGGAACTCTCAACCGAGCGCGCATTATCAGCACGCCGGGAAATGGTTGCGGGCGGTTTGAATGAGGCAAAGGTTTCTCAGGTGATTGGCTTTGCCGACACCATTCCATTGAATACGCAAGATCCGAAGGATCCGCTCAATCGTCGAATCTCAATTACGATCCTCAATAAAAAGCCAATTAATAATGCGGACAAAGTGTCATATGAGAAAGCGAAGGCTGAAAAATTACCAGATAACGTAAAACCCGGTACCCAAGAGATTCCGCCGAATTTACGGGCGCCCGCTCAATTTATGCCAAAAGAGGATGAGAAAAAATCCCCTCGAAATCCGCAGCTCGAGTTGCCGGCTAAACCAAACCAAAAGTCCGAGAATAGGTAG
- the motA gene encoding flagellar motor stator protein MotA — protein MNIPIGWIIALGCALGGYALHGGNILVLWQPTEVLTIVGAAVGTMIASNNITNLKKTFAALGGAFKTKSAVKQMHLDLLCLMFEILQKIKRDGLMSLEGDIEEPESSPLFEKYPSVTKDHHLVDFITDYLRMMLGGSLDVIQIESLMEQELDVHHQEAHIPVSSVTNVADGLPAFGIVAAVMGVVHTMGSIGLPPAELGKLIGAALVGTFLGILLAYAFVSPVAKVMEQNLEAETRSYMAVKAILIASLNNFPPAAAVEFGRKVLFTYQRPTFTELDEGTKAVKGK, from the coding sequence ATGAATATTCCAATCGGTTGGATCATCGCACTAGGTTGTGCCCTTGGAGGCTACGCGCTCCACGGCGGAAACATCCTGGTTTTGTGGCAACCTACCGAAGTTCTCACCATTGTGGGTGCAGCGGTTGGCACGATGATTGCCTCCAACAACATCACCAACCTTAAAAAGACCTTTGCGGCTTTGGGTGGTGCTTTTAAGACAAAAAGTGCTGTGAAGCAAATGCACTTGGATTTGCTTTGCCTCATGTTCGAGATTTTGCAAAAGATTAAGCGCGATGGCTTGATGTCTCTCGAAGGCGATATCGAGGAACCCGAATCAAGCCCATTATTTGAAAAATATCCTTCAGTGACCAAAGATCATCATTTGGTTGATTTCATTACCGACTATTTGCGGATGATGCTAGGTGGATCATTGGATGTAATCCAAATTGAAAGTTTGATGGAGCAAGAGCTCGACGTTCATCATCAAGAAGCCCATATTCCAGTGTCCTCGGTTACTAACGTTGCCGACGGTTTGCCCGCCTTCGGTATTGTGGCTGCGGTGATGGGGGTAGTTCACACCATGGGATCGATTGGCTTGCCACCTGCCGAACTCGGTAAGTTGATTGGTGCTGCACTGGTTGGAACCTTCCTGGGTATTTTGTTAGCCTATGCTTTCGTTTCGCCCGTAGCTAAGGTGATGGAGCAAAACTTGGAAGCTGAAACCCGTTCCTATATGGCAGTCAAAGCCATTTTGATTGCAAGTCTTAATAATTTTCCACCTGCTGCAGCCGTTGAGTTTGGTCGCAAAGTACTGTTCACATACCAGCGTCCAACCTTTACAGAGTTGGATGAGGGCACTAAAGCCGTTAAAGGTAAATAA
- a CDS encoding flagellar hook-associated protein FlgK gives MGIYSINESASAALKIAQAGILVTSQNVAGTSVEGYSRRSASTIMDALAPNSLMLNGSSFAVEGFTREYSSLIGAQLLNQQAKSSNSETLVQYVSTIDSVIADKSAGLSSAITEFFNTMGKYAADPTNKALATAITGSANVVAQRMTGITTLVSQLKSDSSTGLTDTVRQINTFLPALAAVNQQIVEANSPGNSAPSADLLDERDRILANLQKLIGGQSLINSDGTATQLVGGLPLVERGLANTIGINGDGKSLSVSFKQSNGNITATQTIQGVDGGQAGALLTLKNEFIPKLEQRLNTAAIGLVKVANETIVDTDSTSAPIRIFGFKVGSNTYSDFNDSRLTVSVPSFNVSTEVDVKNLYDSLGSAAQTETATVTFKALTAGQTVIIGGLEFTAGSNGASAVQVANAFASLAVGDAAGTINTRKSLGASAGGTFTSGTLAGWSTGGPSSEYVAFTSTSSNQNVTNLSASGTGVTPTISTWKEGYTGNSVFISNQLIAENFLSIAPTDPLMYYNGGNLLNPKISSANANTAQLKSSLFGNVVADLVTDVGVQVATWKNTQKANDTVLANLKDQRDQLSGVNLDEEAANLLKYQQLYSASTKILQTGNQMFNTLLAIMN, from the coding sequence ATGGGAATTTATTCGATTAATGAATCGGCCAGTGCGGCGCTAAAGATTGCCCAAGCGGGCATCTTGGTGACCTCGCAAAACGTTGCTGGAACCTCGGTTGAGGGGTACTCCAGACGTAGTGCGTCGACCATTATGGACGCCTTAGCACCCAATTCATTAATGCTCAATGGCAGTAGCTTTGCTGTTGAAGGATTTACCCGCGAATACTCCTCATTAATTGGTGCCCAATTACTGAATCAACAAGCGAAGTCATCAAACTCCGAGACATTGGTGCAGTATGTCTCAACGATCGACAGCGTCATTGCGGATAAGTCAGCTGGATTGAGCTCTGCAATCACAGAATTTTTCAATACCATGGGTAAGTACGCTGCAGACCCAACTAACAAGGCTTTAGCAACCGCGATTACCGGATCAGCCAATGTGGTAGCGCAGCGAATGACCGGCATTACAACCTTGGTTAGTCAGCTAAAAAGTGATAGTAGTACTGGCTTAACCGATACGGTTCGTCAAATTAATACCTTCTTACCCGCCTTGGCCGCGGTCAATCAACAAATCGTTGAAGCCAACAGTCCAGGTAATAGCGCACCATCGGCAGATTTGCTCGATGAGCGTGATCGAATCTTGGCCAATTTACAAAAATTAATTGGTGGCCAGTCGCTTATTAATAGTGATGGTACAGCTACACAATTGGTTGGCGGACTTCCTTTGGTGGAGCGAGGATTGGCTAATACGATCGGCATCAATGGCGATGGCAAAAGTTTATCCGTCAGTTTTAAGCAATCGAATGGCAATATCACCGCCACCCAAACCATTCAGGGGGTTGATGGTGGACAAGCTGGCGCGCTACTAACTCTTAAAAATGAGTTTATCCCTAAGCTGGAACAGCGCTTAAATACTGCAGCCATTGGACTGGTAAAAGTTGCGAATGAAACAATTGTTGATACCGATAGCACGTCTGCACCAATCCGCATCTTTGGATTTAAGGTCGGATCCAATACGTATTCGGATTTCAATGACAGCCGCTTAACGGTCAGTGTCCCATCGTTTAATGTTAGTACCGAAGTGGATGTCAAAAATCTATACGATAGTTTAGGCTCTGCTGCGCAAACTGAGACGGCCACCGTAACCTTTAAAGCATTGACAGCTGGTCAAACGGTCATTATTGGCGGTCTTGAATTTACAGCTGGAAGTAATGGCGCATCAGCGGTACAGGTGGCAAACGCATTTGCCAGCCTAGCAGTTGGGGATGCTGCTGGCACAATCAATACTCGAAAGAGTTTAGGTGCCTCGGCCGGAGGTACTTTTACGAGCGGAACTCTAGCTGGCTGGTCAACAGGTGGACCCTCAAGTGAGTACGTCGCATTTACAAGCACATCGTCTAATCAAAATGTCACCAACTTAAGTGCGAGTGGCACCGGTGTCACTCCAACGATATCAACGTGGAAAGAGGGATACACCGGCAATTCAGTCTTTATATCCAACCAATTGATTGCTGAAAATTTCCTCTCGATTGCACCTACCGACCCCTTGATGTACTACAACGGTGGAAATTTACTCAATCCCAAAATTAGCTCTGCTAATGCAAATACAGCCCAATTAAAAAGTTCCCTATTTGGAAATGTGGTTGCTGATTTGGTCACCGATGTCGGCGTTCAAGTTGCAACCTGGAAAAATACACAAAAAGCCAATGACACCGTATTGGCTAATTTGAAAGATCAACGGGATCAATTATCTGGTGTGAATTTGGATGAAGAGGCTGCAAACCTATTGAAGTATCAACAGCTCTATAGCGCATCCACCAAAATCCTACAAACCGGAAATCAAATGTTCAATACGCTTTTAGCGATCATGAACTAG
- a CDS encoding flagellar basal body P-ring protein FlgI, translated as MRLSIQKIRTITLVLCMSVISNTAFADRIKDFADIAGQRPNQLVGYGLVVGLDGTGDQTTQTPFTLQSVLQMIGVLGVTLPLTGTQAQLRNTAAVMVTAEFPPLSKPGQQIDVTVSSLGNATSLKGGTLVMTPLKAADGQVYAQAQGNLVIGGARAAAGGAQTSVNHLSAGRIPSGAIIERAVPALLVDEFVQLDLRRADFSLMQRTAEAIGRRFGLGTAIPIDARALNVRVPTDPLRRTAFMAALQDLDVPAVSGPAKVVLNSRTGSVVINQAVQLSPAAVAHGSLTVRIEQTPTTSQPLPFSRGQTTVTTQDTASITDNGKENSLIRVDSGANLDQVVKALNMLGATPQDLISILQALRAAGALRAELEVI; from the coding sequence ATGCGCCTTTCTATCCAAAAAATTAGAACCATCACGCTCGTATTGTGTATGAGCGTGATCTCGAATACGGCTTTTGCAGATCGGATTAAAGATTTTGCAGATATTGCTGGACAGCGTCCTAATCAACTTGTTGGTTATGGATTGGTAGTGGGTTTAGATGGAACCGGTGACCAAACCACCCAAACACCCTTTACCCTCCAAAGCGTATTGCAAATGATCGGAGTCTTGGGCGTGACGCTACCATTGACTGGTACTCAAGCGCAGCTACGTAATACTGCCGCGGTGATGGTTACTGCTGAGTTTCCACCATTATCAAAGCCAGGACAGCAAATTGATGTCACGGTCTCATCGCTTGGTAACGCAACGAGCTTAAAAGGTGGAACCTTGGTAATGACCCCGCTTAAAGCGGCCGATGGTCAAGTTTATGCGCAAGCACAAGGAAACTTGGTGATTGGTGGCGCAAGAGCCGCAGCGGGTGGTGCCCAAACATCGGTAAATCACTTATCGGCTGGACGTATCCCATCGGGTGCCATTATTGAACGCGCAGTCCCAGCACTCTTAGTCGATGAGTTCGTGCAGTTGGATCTGCGTCGCGCTGACTTTAGCTTAATGCAACGAACCGCAGAAGCGATTGGACGACGTTTTGGTTTGGGAACCGCAATCCCCATTGATGCGCGGGCTCTCAATGTACGAGTACCGACGGATCCGTTGCGCCGCACGGCCTTCATGGCAGCATTGCAAGATCTTGATGTTCCTGCAGTGAGTGGACCCGCTAAAGTGGTTCTCAACTCGAGAACAGGATCGGTGGTGATTAATCAAGCGGTGCAGTTATCGCCTGCTGCTGTAGCCCATGGCAGCTTGACCGTTCGCATCGAACAAACACCAACCACGAGCCAACCATTGCCATTTAGTCGTGGACAAACCACCGTAACGACGCAAGATACCGCATCGATTACTGACAATGGTAAAGAAAATAGCTTAATTCGAGTGGATAGTGGTGCAAATTTAGATCAGGTTGTGAAAGCCCTAAATATGTTGGGCGCAACCCCGCAAGACCTGATTTCCATATTGCAAGCACTGCGTGCAGCAGGCGCATTACGTGCGGAGTTGGAGGTCATCTAA
- a CDS encoding flagellar basal body L-ring protein FlgH, whose amino-acid sequence MKLYKRTIAYLTLSTICVGILGACASADRPTLLQTPTSARPKPIQETSANMGSLYPANAGGPYVSMVSHRPLFEDRRARNVGDTLTVVLNETTSAAKNSNMAAQRKGNVNSEFTPGVTGMPFGPYTSVKAIANFDGTGEIKSEGSGTSAANNTFAGTITVTVIEVLSNGNLVVAGEKQVAISNEEEIIRFGGVVNPNTLVFNRVSSQEVADARIEYRGRGATDDTQGVGWFTRLLLKIAPF is encoded by the coding sequence ATGAAACTCTATAAGCGTACGATCGCATACCTCACACTCAGTACGATTTGTGTCGGAATCCTCGGCGCTTGCGCAAGTGCTGATCGTCCGACTTTATTGCAAACACCGACAAGCGCCCGACCAAAACCCATACAAGAAACATCTGCCAATATGGGCAGCCTCTACCCAGCCAATGCGGGTGGGCCCTATGTCTCAATGGTAAGCCATCGCCCTTTGTTTGAAGATCGGCGTGCCAGAAATGTAGGCGATACCCTAACCGTGGTTTTGAATGAGACCACGAGTGCAGCGAAGAATTCAAATATGGCTGCGCAACGAAAGGGTAATGTCAATAGTGAATTTACGCCAGGTGTAACTGGGATGCCATTTGGACCCTATACCAGTGTTAAGGCAATTGCAAATTTTGATGGGACTGGTGAGATTAAGAGTGAAGGCTCTGGAACTAGCGCAGCAAATAATACATTCGCCGGAACAATTACGGTTACTGTGATTGAGGTGCTATCTAACGGCAATCTGGTTGTTGCTGGTGAGAAACAAGTCGCCATTAGTAATGAGGAAGAGATTATTCGGTTTGGTGGCGTAGTAAATCCAAATACATTGGTATTTAATCGAGTCTCATCGCAAGAGGTTGCTGATGCCCGTATTGAGTATCGGGGACGTGGCGCAACCGATGATACCCAGGGCGTTGGTTGGTTTACACGCCTATTATTGAAGATAGCCCCATTCTAA
- the flgG gene encoding flagellar basal-body rod protein FlgG: MLRSLWISKTGMDAQQMNLDVITNNLANSSTTAFKRVQPMFQDLLYTTLRAAGSSSNAQNLLPTGLQVGAGSAVTSTERIMIQGSMLQTGNQLDVAINGNGFFQIQLADGTLAYTRQGQFSLSATGQIVTQAGNVVAGAGVIPSTATSITISQAGLVQYSTQGSSTLTQAGQITMANFANPAGLVAIGGNNFIPSPASGTAQNQIAGTNGMGTIQQYYVEQSNVNVAEELVNLIAAQRAYEINTRAVTASDQILQRVSNLGQ, translated from the coding sequence ATGCTACGCTCACTATGGATATCGAAAACGGGGATGGATGCCCAGCAGATGAATCTGGACGTGATTACTAATAATCTCGCCAATTCATCAACCACTGCATTTAAACGTGTTCAACCGATGTTCCAAGATCTGTTGTACACAACACTCCGTGCCGCAGGATCATCAAGTAATGCCCAAAACTTACTGCCCACCGGATTGCAAGTGGGCGCTGGATCAGCAGTGACATCGACTGAGCGCATCATGATTCAAGGATCGATGTTACAAACCGGCAATCAACTCGACGTTGCGATTAATGGCAATGGCTTTTTCCAAATTCAGCTAGCTGATGGTACCTTGGCTTACACCCGTCAAGGACAATTTAGCTTAAGTGCGACGGGACAAATTGTGACCCAAGCGGGTAATGTGGTTGCGGGTGCCGGTGTGATTCCGAGTACTGCAACGAGTATTACGATTAGTCAGGCTGGCCTCGTGCAATACTCCACCCAAGGATCAAGCACCTTAACCCAAGCGGGTCAAATTACGATGGCTAATTTTGCTAATCCTGCGGGATTAGTCGCCATTGGTGGAAATAATTTTATTCCTTCACCCGCATCTGGTACGGCACAAAATCAAATTGCCGGAACGAATGGTATGGGAACCATACAGCAATATTACGTCGAACAATCGAACGTAAACGTGGCTGAAGAATTAGTGAATCTGATTGCGGCCCAGAGAGCGTATGAAATTAACACCCGCGCTGTGACCGCATCCGATCAAATCTTGCAACGCGTTAGTAACTTAGGGCAATAA
- the flgF gene encoding flagellar basal body rod protein FlgF translates to MINRFAYVSMTGAKASTEQLAVTSNNLANGLTPGFKEVISAFRAVPLRGDGEPFQGNGADTRVFAIDTTPGSNFTAGSVQTTGNPLDVVIKGDGFFAVRRPDGQETYTRNGKFMVDENGTLKVGRDIPVIGTGGLITIPPNATIQIAEDGGVFTQLPGTQFLNQAGKLKLVNPNPNSLQRAEDGFFDLPGTQAPPDGTVRVAQGAFEGSNVNPTLAMVQMIDQSRLFDLNFRAVQTADQNARAAIGLVSLSRG, encoded by the coding sequence ATGATTAACCGCTTCGCATACGTCTCGATGACTGGGGCAAAAGCCTCAACCGAGCAGTTGGCGGTGACTAGTAATAATTTGGCCAATGGTTTGACTCCTGGCTTTAAGGAAGTCATTAGTGCGTTTCGGGCAGTACCTCTGCGTGGTGACGGCGAGCCATTTCAGGGGAACGGAGCCGATACCCGAGTCTTTGCAATTGATACGACGCCAGGAAGTAATTTCACGGCAGGATCGGTGCAAACTACCGGCAACCCATTGGATGTTGTAATCAAGGGCGATGGATTCTTTGCTGTGCGTCGTCCAGATGGTCAAGAAACCTACACACGCAATGGTAAGTTTATGGTGGATGAAAATGGCACCCTCAAAGTAGGACGTGACATTCCAGTGATTGGTACCGGGGGCTTAATTACGATTCCACCGAATGCCACAATTCAGATTGCTGAAGATGGTGGCGTATTTACTCAATTACCAGGAACACAGTTTCTGAACCAAGCAGGAAAATTAAAGCTGGTTAACCCCAATCCAAATAGTTTGCAACGTGCTGAAGACGGATTTTTTGATCTTCCCGGAACCCAGGCGCCACCGGATGGAACAGTACGAGTTGCCCAAGGTGCATTTGAGGGAAGTAACGTCAACCCCACTTTGGCGATGGTGCAGATGATTGATCAAAGCCGTCTATTTGATCTGAACTTTCGTGCTGTTCAAACCGCTGACCAAAATGCTAGGGCAGCGATAGGCCTAGTTTCCTTATCACGTGGTTAA